ACGGTCACGACCTTCACCTACGGCGAGCTGCGGGACGAGGTGGCCCGGCTGGCCGGCGCCCTCCGGCGGCAGGGGATCGACAAGGGCGACCGCGTGATCATCTACATGCCGATGGTGCCGGAGGCGGTGATGGCCATGCTGGCCTGCGCGCGCATCGGTGCCGTCCACTCCGTCGTCTTCGGCGGCTTCGCCGCCCGGGAGCTGGCCACGCGGATCGACGACGCCCGGCCCAAGCTGATCCTCTCCGCGTCCTGCGGCATCGAGGTCAACCGGCTGGTCCCCTACAAGCCGCTCCTCGACGGCGCCGTCGAGCTGCGCGGGACGATGAAGAGGATCGCCGACGGTCTGGAGTACACGACACCGGCCACCATCGACGACCCGGCGATTCTCGGCGAGATCGCCGAGGCGCTGAAGGCGGTCGGCTACCCGAAGACACGGTGAGCGCCATGAGATTCGCGGCTTCGATGGTTGCCCTGACGCTGTTGGTGGGCTGTGCGCCGGCCTTCGACGTCGCCGGCCGGGAGTGGACCAAGCCCGCGGCCTCGATTCAGCAGGTGACGCTCGACGTGACGGAGTGTGCCCGCGAGGCGTACGACGCCGGCTGGACGCCCGATCTCCTGCTCGGCGGCGTCCTCGACGTCGGGCGACTGGTGGTCGAGCGCGGGGCGCAGGCCTGGACCTACCGTCGCTGCATGCGAGACCGCGGGTATGAGCGGGAGGAAGCTTCCGCGCCCGCCGACCTCAGCGCCGCGAACGCGAGCTGATCGTGATGACGGCGAGGCCCAGCAGCCCGGTGGCGCCGCCGACGAAGAAAGCCGTGCTGACGCCCCAGCGCTCGGAGATCGCCCCCATCAGGAAGGCCCCGACGGGGAACGAGCCGCTGAAGATCAGTATGTAGAGGCTCATGACGCGGCCGCGGAGGGCGTCGGGCGCGCTCACCTGAAGCGTCGTGTTGCAGCCGGCCGCCGTGATGATCGCGGCGAAGCCGACCACGAAGAGGACGGCCAGAGCGACCCCGAAGTCGCGGACGAAGGCCACGCCCAGAAAGGCCGCGCAGGCCAGCGCGCCGGCCCCGACGATGACGCGCAGGCGCGGGCGGCGGCCGAGCATCCCCAGCGTCAGCGCCCCGGCCACGGCCCCCACCCCGATGGCGGCCATGAGAAAGCCGAAGCCCGCCGCGCCCTGGTGGAGGACGTTCCGGGCCAGCAAGGGAACCAGGACGCTGAAGTTGAAGACGCACAGGCTCACCACCAGCAGCACGCTGAGGATGAACCGGATGCGCGGAGTATGGCGCGCGTAGGCGAGCCCTTCGCGGATCTCCTCGAAGATCGTCGTCGGCGCGGCGCGGCGGGAACGTCCCTCGACATTGGTGGCGAGCAGCGCGCCAATGACGACGAGGAAGCTGAGACCGTTCAACAAGAAAGCCGGGGCCACGCCCACCCGGGCGATCAGCAGGCCGGCGACCGCGGGCCCCACGATGCGGGCGGCATTGAACGCGGCGGAGTTCAGCGCGACCGCGCTGACCATGTCCGCCTTGACCACGAGGTCCGCCACGAAGGACTGGCGGGCCGGCATGTCGAGCGCGTTGGCGAAGCCGAGCACCAGGGCCAGCAGGCCCACATGCCAGAACCGGACGTGGCCCGACCACACCAGCGCCGCCAGGGCGAGCGCCTGAGTGGCGAGGAGGGTCTGGGTGCCGAGGATCAGGCGGCGCTTGGGCAGCCGATCGGCGAGGGCGCCCGCCAGGACGGCGAACGCCAGGACGGGCGCGAACTGGAGGGTGCCGATCAGGCCGAGCTTGAAGGCCGAGTCGGTGAGCTGGAGGACGAGCCACGACTGGGCGACCGACTGCATCCAGGTGCCGACGAGCGAGACCGCCTGACCGATGAAGAAGCGGCGGAAGTTTCGATGGTTCAGGGCGCGAAGGCCGCTCGGAAAGGTCATCGCCAGGCCGTAGAATAGCGCGCGTGAGCCTCGCCTGGGTGGCCGGCGCCTGCATCGTCGCGGGTGCGAGCTTCGTCATGGGGCTGGCCGGCTTCGGCATCGGGCTCGTCTCGCTGGCGTTACTGCCCTTCCTGATGTCGCCGGCCACGGCTGTCGTGCTGATGACGCTCTACGCCTTCGTCTTCGCGCTGGGGGTGTTCGTCCAGCTCCGACGCGA
This region of Candidatus Methylomirabilota bacterium genomic DNA includes:
- a CDS encoding MFS transporter, coding for MTFPSGLRALNHRNFRRFFIGQAVSLVGTWMQSVAQSWLVLQLTDSAFKLGLIGTLQFAPVLAFAVLAGALADRLPKRRLILGTQTLLATQALALAALVWSGHVRFWHVGLLALVLGFANALDMPARQSFVADLVVKADMVSAVALNSAAFNAARIVGPAVAGLLIARVGVAPAFLLNGLSFLVVIGALLATNVEGRSRRAAPTTIFEEIREGLAYARHTPRIRFILSVLLVVSLCVFNFSVLVPLLARNVLHQGAAGFGFLMAAIGVGAVAGALTLGMLGRRPRLRVIVGAGALACAAFLGVAFVRDFGVALAVLFVVGFAAIITAAGCNTTLQVSAPDALRGRVMSLYILIFSGSFPVGAFLMGAISERWGVSTAFFVGGATGLLGLAVITISSRSRR